The following are encoded in a window of Algiphilus aromaticivorans DG1253 genomic DNA:
- a CDS encoding amidohydrolase family protein: MTEMAQQKLVSADSHVLLTGDWVKQRLRRDLQAVWDEAGRKSEAYAAEHLRGGQPNLELRDFVDPEASEDPGYSEPGARLAAMDRDGVQAEVLFPELGGAKVCHPALMGDAWKEVFQGYNQALADFASYNPDRLLCAYQLPLMDVDFACREVERLARDHKARCVQITPFPADMGLPDFHDPVYEPLWRTIEETGLTIMNHLEPKTELWSIFRRDPTPQKGIFTALPWAPLAEAICFWILTGTLEKHPNLRVVFVEPGLGWIPWFFEFLLDPRMHEHYEFPGVNRPPSETFRAQCGATFMYEPKGLKAFYDYFGADCLYWSTDFPHPATCWPHSQQQVVSQLTEAGIPEHDRKKIVCDNALRTFAL; the protein is encoded by the coding sequence ATTCCCATGTGCTGCTTACGGGCGACTGGGTCAAGCAGCGCCTTCGGCGCGATCTGCAGGCGGTCTGGGACGAGGCCGGTCGCAAGTCCGAGGCCTACGCCGCCGAGCATTTGCGCGGCGGGCAGCCCAATCTCGAACTGCGCGACTTCGTCGATCCCGAGGCCTCCGAGGACCCCGGCTACAGCGAGCCCGGTGCGCGGCTGGCGGCCATGGACCGTGACGGCGTGCAGGCCGAGGTGCTCTTCCCGGAGCTGGGCGGCGCCAAGGTCTGCCATCCGGCGCTGATGGGGGATGCCTGGAAGGAGGTCTTCCAGGGCTATAACCAGGCGCTGGCCGACTTCGCCTCCTACAACCCGGATCGGCTGCTCTGCGCCTACCAGCTACCGCTGATGGATGTGGACTTCGCCTGCCGCGAGGTCGAGCGCCTGGCGCGCGACCACAAGGCGCGCTGCGTGCAGATCACGCCCTTCCCGGCGGATATGGGGCTGCCCGATTTTCATGACCCGGTCTACGAGCCGCTGTGGCGGACCATCGAGGAGACCGGGCTCACCATCATGAATCACCTTGAGCCCAAGACCGAGCTGTGGAGCATCTTCCGGCGCGACCCCACGCCGCAGAAGGGCATTTTCACGGCGTTGCCCTGGGCGCCACTGGCTGAGGCGATCTGTTTCTGGATCCTGACCGGCACGCTGGAGAAGCATCCGAATCTGCGCGTGGTATTCGTCGAGCCGGGCCTGGGCTGGATTCCATGGTTCTTCGAGTTCCTGCTCGATCCGCGCATGCACGAGCACTACGAGTTCCCCGGCGTGAATCGGCCGCCTTCGGAGACCTTCCGCGCGCAGTGCGGCGCTACCTTCATGTACGAGCCGAAGGGGCTGAAGGCCTTCTACGACTACTTCGGCGCCGATTGTCTGTACTGGTCTACCGACTTCCCGCACCCGGCGACCTGTTGGCCTCACTCGCAGCAGCAGGTTGTCAGTCAGCTCACCGAGGCCGGCATTCCGGAGCACGACCGCAAGAAGATCGTCTGCGACAACGCGCTGCGCACCTTCGCGCTCTAA
- a CDS encoding MFS transporter: MATQGAQAPSGIFRGWWVMAAGFGCTMLAIGSTTYCFGLFVRPMAESFDLSRADTNLGFILLLLGMAAWSPIVGRLMDRLPARAVMGAGAGAFGAGFLMMSLAPTPWLLGLAIFAPVGFGTVACGALAANTLTSRWFQRRRGRAMGILAVATSAGGFAMPPLLATLLESFGWRQALAVHGVFAALAMLGLVLWLVRDRPESVGLQPDGDAGPAPGAGGAAGETPRRWSLGELLRHRNFWLIGLGCGLLFGADQALLSSIVPFGEDAGYSTQQAALLVSCLTVSAIAGKLLIGALADRVDKRWLFALVAFCHLVFLAVLLIEPGYAGLVVACATVGLAVGGAYPLWMTLLADAFGSASFGSVMGTMSLIVMPLSIFSVRYIGEVFDRFGSYDVAFWTFIGFALVAALLIAAVRPAGARAAVAGAAEARA; encoded by the coding sequence ATGGCGACGCAGGGGGCGCAGGCGCCGAGCGGCATCTTCCGCGGTTGGTGGGTCATGGCGGCGGGTTTCGGCTGCACGATGCTGGCCATCGGCAGCACCACCTACTGCTTCGGGCTCTTTGTGCGGCCGATGGCCGAGAGCTTCGATTTGTCGCGCGCCGACACGAACCTGGGCTTCATCCTGCTGCTGTTGGGCATGGCGGCCTGGTCACCCATCGTCGGTCGCCTGATGGATCGGTTGCCGGCGCGCGCCGTTATGGGGGCCGGCGCCGGCGCCTTCGGGGCTGGCTTCCTGATGATGTCGTTGGCACCGACTCCGTGGCTGCTGGGGCTGGCGATCTTCGCGCCGGTGGGTTTCGGCACGGTGGCTTGCGGTGCGCTTGCCGCAAACACGCTGACCTCGCGCTGGTTCCAGCGCCGGCGCGGGCGGGCAATGGGCATCCTGGCGGTGGCGACCTCGGCAGGGGGCTTCGCCATGCCGCCGTTGCTGGCCACGCTGCTGGAAAGCTTCGGCTGGCGGCAGGCGCTGGCCGTGCACGGCGTGTTCGCAGCGCTCGCCATGCTGGGGTTGGTGCTCTGGCTGGTCCGCGATCGGCCCGAGAGCGTGGGCCTGCAGCCGGATGGCGACGCGGGGCCCGCGCCGGGGGCCGGTGGGGCGGCTGGCGAAACGCCGCGACGGTGGTCGCTTGGAGAGTTGCTGCGCCATCGCAACTTCTGGCTGATCGGTCTTGGTTGTGGCCTGCTCTTCGGTGCCGATCAGGCGCTGCTGTCCTCCATCGTTCCCTTCGGCGAGGACGCCGGCTATTCCACACAGCAGGCGGCGCTGCTGGTGTCCTGCCTGACTGTGTCGGCGATCGCCGGCAAGCTGCTCATCGGCGCGCTGGCTGACCGCGTTGACAAGCGCTGGCTATTTGCACTGGTGGCTTTCTGTCACCTGGTTTTCCTGGCCGTGCTGTTGATCGAGCCCGGCTACGCAGGCCTGGTAGTGGCCTGCGCAACGGTGGGGCTGGCGGTGGGCGGCGCCTACCCGCTGTGGATGACGCTGCTTGCCGACGCCTTCGGCTCGGCTTCCTTCGGCTCGGTAATGGGCACGATGAGCCTGATCGTCATGCCGCTTTCGATCTTCTCGGTGCGTTACATCGGGGAAGTTTTCGACCGCTTCGGCAGCTATGACGTCGCGTTCTGGACCTTCATCGGCTTCGCGCTGGTGGCGGCGCTGCTGATAGCGGCAGTCAGACCGGCCGGCGCGCGTGCGGCCGTTGCGGGCGCCGCCGAGGCACGGGCATGA